A stretch of Malus sylvestris chromosome 11, drMalSylv7.2, whole genome shotgun sequence DNA encodes these proteins:
- the LOC126591403 gene encoding uncharacterized protein LOC126591403 isoform X1 gives MYMAYGWPQVIPLEQGQCPSSQKIIYFKVINRLLLVVSPSHLELWSSSQHKVRLGKYMRDSDSVQREGENLQAVWSPDAKLIAVLTSSFFLHLFKVQFTEKKIQLGGKQPSGLFLASISLLLSEQVPFAENDLAVSNIVSDSKHILFGLSNGGLYSISWKGEFYGTFDLDPFPRDGSEVIPSPHSLDNGVASKGVPGAICISRKSAIIQLDLSYPLRLLFVLYSDGQLVSCSISKKGLKHVESIKAEKRLGVGDAVCASVASEQQILAVGTKRGLVELYDLAESASLIRSVSLYDWGYSMEDTGPVSCIAWTPDNSAFAVGWKLRGLTVWSVSGCRLMSTIRQIGLSSVSSPMVKPIHECKYEPLMTGTSLMQWDEYGYRLYAIEERSLERVLAFSFGKCCLNRGVSGMTYVRQVIYGDDRLLVVQSEDTDELKMLHLNLPVSYISQNWPVQHVAASKDGMYLAVAGLHGLIIYDIRWKKWRVFGDITQEQKIQCKGLLWMGKIVVVCNYIDSSNTYELLFYPRYHLDQSSLLCRKPLLAKPMVMDVYQEHILVTYRPFDVHIYHVKLFGELTPFTTPNLQLSTVRELSIMTAKSHPAAMRFVPDQLPREGISNNHISNSDPLSKEPARCLIQRVNGELSLLDLDDGRERELTDSIELFWVTCGQSEEKTNLIEEVSWLDYGHRGMQVWYPSLGVDPFKQEDFLQLDPELEFDREVYPLGLLPNAGVVVGVSQRMSFSASTEFPCFEPTPQAQTILHCLLRHLIQRDKSEEALRLAQLSAEKPHFSHCLEWLLFTVFDADISGQNVNKNQNSVPRFAKSPTLLEKTCDLLRNFPEYFDVVVSVARKTDGRHWADLFSAAGRSTELFEECFQRRWYRTAACYILVIAKLEGPAVSQYCALRLLQATLDESLYELAGELVRFLLRSGREYEQPSTDSDGLSPKILGYFGFRTNFRKQSLDKSTSFKEQNAHVASVKSILESHANFLMSGKELSKLVAFVKGTQFDLVEYLQRERNGSARLENFASGLELIGQKLQMGTLQSRFDAEFLLAHMCSVKFKEWIVVLATLLRRSEVLFDLFQHDMRLWKAYSITLQSHPAFTEYHDLLGDLDERLSSTETFEEK, from the exons atgtatATGGCATATGGATGGCCGCAGGTCATCCCACTCGAACAGGGTCAATGCCCTTCTTCCCAAAAGATCATATACTTCAAGGTCATCAATCGCTTGCTGCTTGTCGTCTCTCCCTCTCACCTTGAGCTCTGGAGCTCTTCCCAG CATAAAGTTAGACTGGGGAAGTACATGAGGGATTCAGATTCAGTGCAGAGGGAAGGTGAGAATTTGCAAGCTGTTTGGAGCCCTGATGCCAAATTGATCGCCGTTCTT ACATCGTCATTCTTTCTTCACCTTTTCAAGGTCCAGTTTACTGAGAAAAAAATACAACTAGGAGGGAAGCAACCCTCTggtttgtttcttgcttctatATCTCTTCTTCTCAGTGAGCAGGTGCCATTTGCAGAAAATGACTTGGCAGT GAGCAATATTGTAAGCGATAGCAAACATATACTATTTGGACTTTCTAATGGAGGACTGTATAGTATCTCCTGGAAAGGAGAG TTCTATGGGACTTTTGATCTTGATCCATTTCCACGTGATGGCAGTGAAGTTATCCCGTCACCACATTCTTTAGATAATGGTGTTGCTTCTAAAGGGGTTCCAGGAGCGATTTGCATCTCCCGGAAGTCTGCTATTATCCAGCTAGACCTTAGCTATCCATTGAGGTTGCTGTTTGTGTTGTATTCTGATGGACAATTAGTGTCATGTTCTATAAGTAAGAAAGGTTTAAAACATGTTGAATCTATTAAAGCTGAGAAAAGGTTGGGGGTTGGTGATGCTGTATGTGCTTCAGTAGCTTCAGAGCAACAAATCCTTGCTGTTGGTACCAAAAGAGGGCTTGTGGAGTTATATGACCTTGCAGAATCTGCATCACTGATTCGATCCGTCTCTCTTTATGACTGGGG ATACTCAATGGAAGACACTGGACCTGTCAGTTGCATTGCGTGGACACCTGATAATTCTGCTTTTGCAGTTGGGTGGAAGTTAAGAGGACTTACAGTTTGGTCTGTCTCTGGTTGTCGTTTGATGTCAACAATCCGTCAAATAGGTTTAAGTTCAGTATCTTCTCCAATGGTTAAGCCTATCCACGAATGTAAATATGAACCTTTGATGACTGGCACCTCACTGATGCAGTGGGATGAATATGGATATAGGCTTTATGCTATTGAAGAAAGATCTTTGGAGAGGGTTCttgcattttcctttggaaAATGTTGCCTTAACAGAGGAGTCTCAGGAATGACATATGTTCGTCAAGTGATATATGGTGATGATCGATTGCTTGTTGTGCAGTCTGAAGATACTGATGAACTTAAAATGCTACATCTTAACCTTCCA GTTTCTTATATCTCCCAAAATTGGCCAGTTCAACATGTAGCTGCTAGCAAGGATGGAATGTACTTGGCAGTTGCTGGTCTCCATGGGTTAATCATATATGATATACGATGGAAGAAGTGGCGAGTGTTTGGAGACATTACTCAGGAACAAAAGATTCAGTGCAAAGGTTTGTTATGGATGGGGAAGATTGTTGTTGTCTGCAACTACATTGATTCTTCTAACAC TTACGAATTGCTTTTCTATCCAAGATATCATCTTGATCAGAGCTCGCTACTTTGTCGAAAACCATTGCTGGCTAAACCAATGGTGATGGATGTCTATCAAGAGCATATACTTGTCACATATCGCCCATTTGATGTACACATATACCATGTCAAGTTATTTGGTGAATTGACACCTTTCACTACTCCAAATTTACAG CTTTCTACAGTACGAGAACTCTCAATTATGACTGCAAAGAGCCATCCTGCAGCAATGCGTTTTGTCCCTGATCAGCTTCCAAGAGAGGGCATTTCAAACAATCACATTTCTAATTCAGATCCTTTATCAAAGGAGCCTGCGAG GTGTTTGATACAGAGAGTTAATGGGGAGCTTTCACTTCTTGATTTGGATGATGGACGTGAGAGGGAGCTTACTGATTCTATTGAATTATTTTGGGTTACATGTGGTCAATCAGAGgagaaaacaaatcttattgAGGAAGTTTCATGGTTAGATTATGGCCACCGAGGAATGCAG GTTTGGTATCCATCTCTGGGGGTTGACCCTTTTAAGCAGGAGGATTTCTTACAG TTGGATCCGGAACTTGAATTTGATCGTGAGGTATACCCTCTGGGACTTCTTCCAAATGCTGGTGTTGTTGTTGGCGTTTCCCAGAGAATGTCATTTTCTGCCAGCACAGAATTTCCATGTTTTGAGCCAACTCCTCAAGCTCAAACTATACTGCATTGCCTTCTGAGGCACCTTATTCAG AGGGACAAAAGCGAGGAAGCTTTAAGGTTGGCCCAGTTATCAGCAGAAAAGCCTCATTTTTCTCATTGTTTGGAGTGGCTTCTCTTTACTGTGTTTGATGCCGATATATCCGG GCAAAATGTAAACAAGAATCAGAACTCTGTCCCTAGATTTGCAAAGAGTCCAACTCTCTTAGAGAAGACCTGTGATTTGCTCAGAAATTTTCCAGAATATTTTGATGTGGTCGTCAGTGTTGCAAGAAAAACTGATGGTCGACATTGGGCGGATTTGTTCTCTGCTGCTGGGAGATCAACAGA GTTGTTTGAGGAATGCTTCCAACGTAGATGGTACCGGACTGCTGCCTGCTATATACTT GTCATTGCGAAGCTTGAAGGTCCTGCAGTCAGTCAATATTGTGCTTTGCGTTTACTACAG GCAACACTTGATGAATCGTTATATGAACTCGCTGGGGAGCTG GTGAGGTTCTTGCTGAGATCGGGAAGGGAATATGAACAGCCATCAACAGATTCAGATGGACTATCTCCCAAAATTTTGGGCTATTTTGGTTTCCGTACTAATTTCAGAAAGCAGTCCTTGGATAAGAG TACCTCATTTAAGGAGCAGAACGCACATGTTGCTTCCGTGAAGAGTATCTTAGAAAGCCATGCTAACTTTTTGATGTCAGGCAAAGAGCTCTCAAAGCTAGTTGCATTTGTGAAAGGCACTCAGTTTGATTTAGTC GAATATCTtcaaagagagagaaatggaagTGCTCGGCTGGAGAATTTTGCTTCAGGGCTGGAATTAATAGGACAAAAG CTCCAAATGGGTACACTTCAGAGCCGGTTTGATGCAGAATTCCTTTTGGCACATATGTGCTCTGTCAAGTTCAAAGAGTGGATTGTTGTCCTGGCCACCCTTTTAAGGCGATCTGAG GTTCTATTCGATCTCTTCCAGCACGACATGCGGTTGTGGAAAGCATATAGCATCACCCTGCAG TCACATCCTGCATTTACTGAATACCATGATCTGCTGGGAGATTTGGATGAGAGACTTTCGTCCACTGAAACTTTTGAAGAGAAATGA
- the LOC126591403 gene encoding uncharacterized protein LOC126591403 isoform X2: MYMAYGWPQVIPLEQGQCPSSQKIIYFKVINRLLLVVSPSHLELWSSSQHKVRLGKYMRDSDSVQREGENLQAVWSPDAKLIAVLTSSFFLHLFKVQFTEKKIQLGGKQPSGLFLASISLLLSEQVPFAENDLAVSNIVSDSKHILFGLSNGGLYSISWKGEFYGTFDLDPFPRDGSEVIPSPHSLDNGVASKGVPGAICISRKSAIIQLDLSYPLRLLFVLYSDGQLVSCSISKKGLKHVESIKAEKRLGVGDAVCASVASEQQILAVGTKRGLVELYDLAESASLIRSVSLYDWGYSMEDTGPVSCIAWTPDNSAFAVGWKLRGLTVWSVSGCRLMSTIRQIGLSSVSSPMVKPIHECKYEPLMTGTSLMQWDEYGYRLYAIEERSLERVLAFSFGKCCLNRGVSGMTYVRQVIYGDDRLLVVQSEDTDELKMLHLNLPVSYISQNWPVQHVAASKDGMYLAVAGLHGLIIYDIRWKKWRVFGDITQEQKIQCKGLLWMGKIVVVCNYIDSSNTYELLFYPRYHLDQSSLLCRKPLLAKPMVMDVYQEHILVTYRPFDVHIYHVKLFGELTPFTTPNLQLSTVRELSIMTAKSHPAAMRFVPDQLPREGISNNHISNSDPLSKEPARCLIQRVNGELSLLDLDDGRERELTDSIELFWVTCGQSEEKTNLIEEVSWLDYGHRGMQVWYPSLGVDPFKQEDFLQLDPELEFDREVYPLGLLPNAGVVVGVSQRMSFSASTEFPCFEPTPQAQTILHCLLRHLIQRDKSEEALRLAQLSAEKPHFSHCLEWLLFTVFDADISGQNVNKNQNSVPRFAKSPTLLEKTCDLLRNFPEYFDVVVSVARKTDGRHWADLFSAAGRSTEYFFFASHPTPLSGKRLCCCCCCCYTATLHIHDHSSEISKN; encoded by the exons atgtatATGGCATATGGATGGCCGCAGGTCATCCCACTCGAACAGGGTCAATGCCCTTCTTCCCAAAAGATCATATACTTCAAGGTCATCAATCGCTTGCTGCTTGTCGTCTCTCCCTCTCACCTTGAGCTCTGGAGCTCTTCCCAG CATAAAGTTAGACTGGGGAAGTACATGAGGGATTCAGATTCAGTGCAGAGGGAAGGTGAGAATTTGCAAGCTGTTTGGAGCCCTGATGCCAAATTGATCGCCGTTCTT ACATCGTCATTCTTTCTTCACCTTTTCAAGGTCCAGTTTACTGAGAAAAAAATACAACTAGGAGGGAAGCAACCCTCTggtttgtttcttgcttctatATCTCTTCTTCTCAGTGAGCAGGTGCCATTTGCAGAAAATGACTTGGCAGT GAGCAATATTGTAAGCGATAGCAAACATATACTATTTGGACTTTCTAATGGAGGACTGTATAGTATCTCCTGGAAAGGAGAG TTCTATGGGACTTTTGATCTTGATCCATTTCCACGTGATGGCAGTGAAGTTATCCCGTCACCACATTCTTTAGATAATGGTGTTGCTTCTAAAGGGGTTCCAGGAGCGATTTGCATCTCCCGGAAGTCTGCTATTATCCAGCTAGACCTTAGCTATCCATTGAGGTTGCTGTTTGTGTTGTATTCTGATGGACAATTAGTGTCATGTTCTATAAGTAAGAAAGGTTTAAAACATGTTGAATCTATTAAAGCTGAGAAAAGGTTGGGGGTTGGTGATGCTGTATGTGCTTCAGTAGCTTCAGAGCAACAAATCCTTGCTGTTGGTACCAAAAGAGGGCTTGTGGAGTTATATGACCTTGCAGAATCTGCATCACTGATTCGATCCGTCTCTCTTTATGACTGGGG ATACTCAATGGAAGACACTGGACCTGTCAGTTGCATTGCGTGGACACCTGATAATTCTGCTTTTGCAGTTGGGTGGAAGTTAAGAGGACTTACAGTTTGGTCTGTCTCTGGTTGTCGTTTGATGTCAACAATCCGTCAAATAGGTTTAAGTTCAGTATCTTCTCCAATGGTTAAGCCTATCCACGAATGTAAATATGAACCTTTGATGACTGGCACCTCACTGATGCAGTGGGATGAATATGGATATAGGCTTTATGCTATTGAAGAAAGATCTTTGGAGAGGGTTCttgcattttcctttggaaAATGTTGCCTTAACAGAGGAGTCTCAGGAATGACATATGTTCGTCAAGTGATATATGGTGATGATCGATTGCTTGTTGTGCAGTCTGAAGATACTGATGAACTTAAAATGCTACATCTTAACCTTCCA GTTTCTTATATCTCCCAAAATTGGCCAGTTCAACATGTAGCTGCTAGCAAGGATGGAATGTACTTGGCAGTTGCTGGTCTCCATGGGTTAATCATATATGATATACGATGGAAGAAGTGGCGAGTGTTTGGAGACATTACTCAGGAACAAAAGATTCAGTGCAAAGGTTTGTTATGGATGGGGAAGATTGTTGTTGTCTGCAACTACATTGATTCTTCTAACAC TTACGAATTGCTTTTCTATCCAAGATATCATCTTGATCAGAGCTCGCTACTTTGTCGAAAACCATTGCTGGCTAAACCAATGGTGATGGATGTCTATCAAGAGCATATACTTGTCACATATCGCCCATTTGATGTACACATATACCATGTCAAGTTATTTGGTGAATTGACACCTTTCACTACTCCAAATTTACAG CTTTCTACAGTACGAGAACTCTCAATTATGACTGCAAAGAGCCATCCTGCAGCAATGCGTTTTGTCCCTGATCAGCTTCCAAGAGAGGGCATTTCAAACAATCACATTTCTAATTCAGATCCTTTATCAAAGGAGCCTGCGAG GTGTTTGATACAGAGAGTTAATGGGGAGCTTTCACTTCTTGATTTGGATGATGGACGTGAGAGGGAGCTTACTGATTCTATTGAATTATTTTGGGTTACATGTGGTCAATCAGAGgagaaaacaaatcttattgAGGAAGTTTCATGGTTAGATTATGGCCACCGAGGAATGCAG GTTTGGTATCCATCTCTGGGGGTTGACCCTTTTAAGCAGGAGGATTTCTTACAG TTGGATCCGGAACTTGAATTTGATCGTGAGGTATACCCTCTGGGACTTCTTCCAAATGCTGGTGTTGTTGTTGGCGTTTCCCAGAGAATGTCATTTTCTGCCAGCACAGAATTTCCATGTTTTGAGCCAACTCCTCAAGCTCAAACTATACTGCATTGCCTTCTGAGGCACCTTATTCAG AGGGACAAAAGCGAGGAAGCTTTAAGGTTGGCCCAGTTATCAGCAGAAAAGCCTCATTTTTCTCATTGTTTGGAGTGGCTTCTCTTTACTGTGTTTGATGCCGATATATCCGG GCAAAATGTAAACAAGAATCAGAACTCTGTCCCTAGATTTGCAAAGAGTCCAACTCTCTTAGAGAAGACCTGTGATTTGCTCAGAAATTTTCCAGAATATTTTGATGTGGTCGTCAGTGTTGCAAGAAAAACTGATGGTCGACATTGGGCGGATTTGTTCTCTGCTGCTGGGAGATCAACAGAGTACTTTTTCTTTGCTTCTCat